The DNA region ATGTTTTGCAATGTCTTCGATGGCAGCCGCGACCTTGCTGTCGGGCGCCAAAGGCCCGTCGCGAAAGGCTTGCTTGATGAAATCGCGTTGCTCCCGAATGATGCGGTTCTCCATGGCTACCAACGGGAGCAGGGTACGAAAGAAAACCGATTTCTTCTTGCGTACATCGAGCTGATCGAGATCGAGGGGGAGTGCCGTCACTTCGAGGGGTGGTATCTCCACGCTGGCATCGAACGGCCACTTGAAGTCCAGGTCCTGGAACAGTGCATCCAGCTCTTCGGCGGACCGCGTATGGATCGCCAGTACGTTGATTCCTTTGCGCTCCAGAAGCGTTGTACCCGATGCAGAAAGAGGCAGGTAGTCGAAAGAGGAACGCTCGGGGGGCGATGGTTCGATACGCGCGTGGGGCTGCGAAAGGGGCACGATGATCGAGGTGGCAAGCACGCCGCAGAGCGCGAGCAAACCGATGGCGGAGCTGTTTGGTCGCATAGTTACCCTTGCCCGAAACCCAGGGAGTCTAGATGCCCGTCTGAGCGAGGCGCTCGGTGGCGCGCGACAGGCGTCCGATCAATGTCCGCAAGAATACCTTATGGAAGTTGAGCTGGCACGACAGCGAGGTCTGATCGATGTGCGTAGAGGTGACCTTCATGACGGCCACATCGGAATTGGCCACGATGCTCGCGATGCGTTTGGTCTTGGCGACATAGCCCATTTCGCCGAAGCAATCGCCCAGGCCGAGCGAGCCGATCACCGATTTCCCTTTCTTTACCTGAACCTCGCCGGTGGTGATGATGTAAAAAGCCTCGTCGATCTCGCCCTCGATGAGGATCTCCTCCTCGGGGCCGAACTCCATCCAGGTACTGGCCCGGATCACCTCCCAGATTTCCGACTCCGGAAAGTCGCGAAAGAACCTAAGCTCCCGAACGGCAAGGAATTTTTCCTGGCTGGAGATCTCCTGTTCGGGTTGATCCAGGGTGGTGAAGGCATCGCTGAGCGCAGCGGCGAACTCCGCCCCGGTCTGAAAGCGCACCTTGCGATCCTTGGCGATGGCCTTCAGCACAATGGCCTCCAGCGGTTCGGGGATGTCTGGTCGCAACTGGCGCGGCGATCTTGGATCCTGATTGGTGATCTTGTGGATCAGCTGAGAAAAGCTGGTGGCGGCAAACGGGTGCTTCCCGGTCAGCATCTCGTACATCACCACACCGAGGGAAAAGAGATCCGTCTGATGATT from Pseudomonadota bacterium includes:
- a CDS encoding serine/threonine protein kinase — protein: MSDLPFDDSAMAEEPGQKPLQDQDIPDKIGKYELVMAIARGSMGAVYFADDSFGNRPVAIKVAHSKVLQDKQYGKLYQRMFFNEAQTAGMLHHPSILEMYDAGVEDDCFYIVMEYVEGGGTLKGHIKPDTLLPIEKVIEIIFRCARALDYAHSKGVIHRDIKPSNILLTPDMEVKLADFSIAYVNEPDMTLTQPMGLVGSPLYMSPEQVREEELNHQTDLFSLGVVMYEMLTGKHPFAATSFSQLIHKITNQDPRSPRQLRPDIPEPLEAIVLKAIAKDRKVRFQTGAEFAAALSDAFTTLDQPEQEISSQEKFLAVRELRFFRDFPESEIWEVIRASTWMEFGPEEEILIEGEIDEAFYIITTGEVQVKKGKSVIGSLGLGDCFGEMGYVAKTKRIASIVANSDVAVMKVTSTHIDQTSLSCQLNFHKVFLRTLIGRLSRATERLAQTGI